Genomic segment of Candidatus Bathyarchaeota archaeon:
ATCCTCCTCATCTCTATGCCCTCAACCTCCGCCAACACGATCTCCACATTCACCCATGTTATGCATCCCTCCGTCAGATGGCCGCCAAACACCATGACCTCGCCATCCACGACCTTTGAGACGCATATATGGGCGTGAATAAAGGACCCACCATCCCCCCTCGCGATGGTTCCAGAGGCCGAGAGTATCTCGAGGGGCCCCTTAACCTCCTTATATAGCCTCTCAGCATCGGTCACGGGCAGTTGCTCCGGGAAGCGTGCCACATTCCTCAGAATAGCCCTCCTGAGGCTCCCTATTATGGAGAGGATGAAACCCCCCTCTATCCCCTCATCCTCAACCATCTTCTTCAGGGCCAGTAATAGGTCGTGCCCTGGCTCGATCTTCCCCACAAGCACCCTCTTGATCCTGCAATTCCCAGACTCAAAGGTCCTCTCTAGAGACATCTCGAAATCTCTCGCAGATTCCATAAATAATGTTTCCGGGCCTCCTTGGAAGCCTTCGAGAGCGTTAAATCATCCGGTATCCGTTAGATCTTGAGATCGATGTCTCCTCCAAAGGCGGTTGCCGTGGTAGGCTTCAAGGGGGCTGGAAAGACGAGGGTTGTCGAGGCCCTAGTCCGAGAGCTCTCTCGACGAGGCTATCGGGTTGGAACGTTGAAACATGCTTCTGGTGAGCATCCCCTAGATACCCCTGGAAAGGATACATATCGGCATATGGAGGCAGGCTCATACTCAACAGCTATCCTGACCTCCAAGGGCTCCGCTGTCTATCTCAACCACCCCGTAGACTTGAGGGAGATCATACCCCTCCTTGGACCGGTTGACTTCATTATCTTGGAGGGTTTCAAATCCCTAGATATGGTAGCCCGAATAATAGTGCCCAAAGCCCCGGGGGATATAGAGCCCTTATCTAACGGCTTGGAGATAGCGGTTGTCCCCCCATCGGGTGTAGAGGCACCCCTATACGAGAAAGATATACCTGTATTCCCGATAAGCGGGATAGGAGAACTCGTTGACCTGATCTTGGGAAAGGCTTTCCCGATCCTCCCAGGATTGGACTGCGGCTCCTGCGGCTATGAGGGCTGTAAAGCCCTTGCCAAGGCGATCCTAGCGGGTAAAGCTACGGCGGAGAGATGCACGGCTCTGTTTGGTGGAGGGGTTAGGCTGAAGGTTGATGGGAAAACAATACCGTTGAACCCCTTTGTAAGGAGCTTCATGGGGAATGTTGTTCTGGGCATGGTGAGAACCCTAAAGGGGGTTGAGAGGCCGAAGGGGATCGAGATATCCGTGGATGTGGGGGAGTTGGAGGATGGATGAGCCTATAAGGGTGGTAGTAGACAGCCTAGAGGCCTCCGCACATGATGAGGTCGTTAGCTATCTTAGGCTCGCTGGATGCGAGGTTGAGGTGAGAAGGCTTCCAGTATGCGACTTCGTAGTCTCGGACAGGTGTGGGGTTGAGAGGAAGGATGTGGATGACTTCCTCGGAAGCCTCAAAGATGGACGCCTCTTCAGCCAGGCGAAGGAGATGGCCTCCACCTATGAGAGGCCAATACTGGTGTTGGAGGGGCACCTACCAAGGGCCCTAAAGCACACAAGGGTCAGATCCTCATCCGTCTACGGCGCCTTGGCGAGCCTAGCCCTAGACTTCGGCTTCTCCATAATCCCAACGGATAATCTCGATTCGACCTCGATGCTCATCCATAGACTAGCCTACAGAGAGCAGGTGAGAGAGAAGCGCCCTATCCAGCTGAGGGAGATTAAGAGGAGGGTTCCCCTCCAGGAGCAGCAGATCTTCCTCTTGTCAGGTATACCAAAGATAGGGAGAACCCTAGCCGAGGAGCTCCTAAACCATTTCGGGACTCCCTTAAGGGTTTTCGAGGAGTTCGGGAGGGCTGAGGTGGAGACCTCCAAGAGCGGGAAGACAAAAAGGATAATCGGACCTATAGGAGATGTAAGAGGAATAGGGCCATCCATCGTCGAGGGTGCTAAGAGGCTCCTGACAACCCCATACGACAACCCTAGCCTTATTTAAAGTCGAACCAAAGAATAAGGTGTAAGC
This window contains:
- a CDS encoding DNA-binding protein codes for the protein MESARDFEMSLERTFESGNCRIKRVLVGKIEPGHDLLLALKKMVEDEGIEGGFILSIIGSLRRAILRNVARFPEQLPVTDAERLYKEVKGPLEILSASGTIARGDGGSFIHAHICVSKVVDGEVMVFGGHLTEGCITWVNVEIVLAEVEGIEMRRMIHGERKTSELFIFPKKV
- the mobB gene encoding molybdopterin-guanine dinucleotide biosynthesis protein B, producing MRSMSPPKAVAVVGFKGAGKTRVVEALVRELSRRGYRVGTLKHASGEHPLDTPGKDTYRHMEAGSYSTAILTSKGSAVYLNHPVDLREIIPLLGPVDFIILEGFKSLDMVARIIVPKAPGDIEPLSNGLEIAVVPPSGVEAPLYEKDIPVFPISGIGELVDLILGKAFPILPGLDCGSCGYEGCKALAKAILAGKATAERCTALFGGGVRLKVDGKTIPLNPFVRSFMGNVVLGMVRTLKGVERPKGIEISVDVGELEDG